In Dyadobacter sp. NIV53, a single window of DNA contains:
- a CDS encoding LytTR family DNA-binding domain-containing protein has product MNCLIIDDNIIARTTMKQLVRQDKSLTLVGECEDAMAAYQKIMSDPVDLLLLDIEMTGMNGIELVKSLGSKNPIIIFTTSKKDYAAEAFELNVADYITKPVTTVRFLQAIEKAREIFKSKKQEVKVEEDAFIFIRDSNIVRRLRLDEILFAEAMGDYVKLYTTDKFYSVHSSLKEVESKLPDNKFLRVHRSFIIQVGKIDTIEGGTLIINKKMVPVADTYRAALNQRLKIL; this is encoded by the coding sequence ATGAACTGTTTAATAATAGATGACAACATTATTGCCAGAACCACCATGAAACAGCTGGTGCGGCAGGATAAAAGCCTGACTCTCGTTGGAGAATGCGAGGATGCAATGGCAGCTTACCAGAAAATCATGTCTGATCCGGTTGACCTGTTACTGCTCGATATTGAAATGACCGGCATGAACGGCATTGAACTGGTGAAAAGCCTGGGCAGCAAAAATCCGATTATTATCTTCACCACTTCCAAAAAAGATTATGCAGCCGAAGCATTTGAGCTGAATGTGGCCGATTATATAACCAAACCAGTAACGACAGTCCGTTTTTTGCAGGCAATAGAAAAAGCCAGGGAAATATTTAAAAGCAAAAAGCAGGAAGTAAAAGTGGAGGAAGACGCCTTTATTTTTATCCGGGATTCCAATATTGTGCGCCGCCTGAGGCTTGACGAAATTCTGTTTGCTGAGGCCATGGGCGATTATGTCAAATTGTACACAACCGATAAGTTTTATTCGGTTCATTCTTCGCTGAAAGAGGTAGAGAGCAAATTACCGGATAATAAGTTTTTACGCGTTCACCGTTCTTTTATTATTCAGGTTGGCAAGATCGATACCATCGAAGGCGGCACGCTGATTATTAATAAAAAAATGGTCCCGGTGGCAGATACCTACCGTGCTGCACTAAACCAGCGGCTAAAAATCCTGTAA
- a CDS encoding response regulator: protein MRIRTLIYYITTGFVIGIITLVMLQYITSTNVRELISGNENLLNEYKVNNELVGLQKDLLLLDNKIKSAVTTGDSSKIKDFETGIAKIRDDVNVLEATADSNSSGKYINELHFLISRKIDLSRQMVDSLYKTGIPAVESRIATHEAIKLSEVITNLTHKIDTSGRIALAQKIKSVDKSGQRVLNWNLYIIILVLILLTAVFLIIVSRMKKQAELISQLNTSEKKLKEAALIKENFLANMSHEIRTPLNAILGYTNLLQRKKLDEDSRLHVTTVQQSGETLLTIVNDILDLSKIESGMMRIEEIPFSINGLVHSVGAMFHNKIEEKGLKFETNIDPSIPDILLGDATRLTQILVNLIGNAAKFTSAGKIKLDIKGKPSDSNHILIEFKVTDTGIGIEEEKLETIFERFRQAEDSTTRKYGGTGLGLSIVRDLVYLQNGSIDVKSESGFGTIVLFTIPYKIPEHHNNAIRYENASPDIHFQNNLNILVAEDNVINQGLMSRFLQEWGIKNSIAENGKKAVEMLKNERFDLVFMDIQMPEMDGYTATQEIRQTLNLTVPIIAMTAHAMAGEREKCISFGMNEHISKPIREADLKRIIAEFTGNELNHNLVTNTSFKEENQYKTINLQYMKEISNGDKEYEKLVTEQFIELVPRELESLRKAIENQDFDNLKHIAHSMKTSISIMGLDAVLNEYLDIIENGNPTNIRLMEIIEKITSVCNEAVEEAKEFSSHF from the coding sequence ATGAGAATCAGAACGCTTATTTATTATATCACAACCGGCTTTGTCATTGGCATTATAACACTTGTTATGCTGCAATACATCACCAGTACCAATGTAAGGGAGCTGATCAGCGGCAATGAAAATTTACTCAATGAGTATAAGGTCAACAATGAGCTGGTAGGTTTGCAGAAAGACCTTTTGCTGCTTGATAATAAAATTAAAAGTGCGGTAACAACGGGTGATTCTTCCAAAATCAAAGACTTTGAAACGGGCATTGCTAAAATCAGGGACGATGTAAACGTATTGGAAGCGACAGCGGATTCAAACTCTTCGGGAAAATACATCAATGAGCTTCACTTTCTGATCAGCCGAAAAATAGACCTGAGCCGGCAAATGGTAGATAGTTTATATAAAACCGGGATACCAGCCGTTGAAAGCCGGATTGCAACTCATGAAGCAATTAAACTTTCGGAAGTAATTACCAACCTGACACACAAAATTGATACAAGCGGAAGAATTGCGCTTGCACAAAAAATTAAATCTGTTGATAAAAGTGGCCAAAGGGTTTTAAACTGGAACCTGTACATCATTATTTTAGTACTGATTTTGCTCACAGCGGTTTTCCTGATCATTGTCAGCAGAATGAAAAAGCAGGCTGAACTGATTAGTCAGCTAAATACGAGCGAAAAGAAACTAAAAGAGGCGGCTTTGATCAAGGAGAATTTTCTGGCCAATATGAGCCATGAGATCCGGACGCCGCTGAATGCAATTCTGGGTTATACCAATTTATTACAAAGGAAAAAACTGGATGAAGATTCCCGCCTTCATGTGACAACGGTTCAGCAGTCGGGAGAAACACTTTTGACAATTGTCAATGATATTCTGGATCTTTCCAAAATTGAGTCCGGGATGATGCGAATTGAAGAAATTCCGTTCAGTATTAATGGCCTTGTCCATTCCGTTGGTGCCATGTTCCACAATAAAATAGAAGAAAAGGGGCTTAAATTTGAAACTAACATCGATCCATCCATCCCCGATATTCTATTAGGAGACGCCACAAGATTAACACAAATCCTTGTCAATCTGATTGGGAATGCCGCCAAATTTACTTCAGCAGGAAAAATAAAACTGGATATAAAAGGCAAACCGTCGGATTCAAATCATATTCTGATAGAGTTTAAAGTTACTGATACCGGAATTGGTATTGAGGAAGAGAAGCTGGAAACCATTTTTGAACGGTTTCGGCAAGCCGAAGATTCTACAACACGGAAATATGGCGGCACGGGTTTAGGATTATCCATCGTAAGGGATTTGGTTTATCTGCAAAATGGCAGTATTGACGTAAAAAGTGAATCCGGATTTGGGACAATTGTACTTTTTACTATTCCATATAAAATCCCGGAACATCACAACAATGCAATTAGATACGAAAATGCCAGTCCTGATATCCATTTTCAAAATAACCTCAACATTCTTGTTGCGGAAGACAATGTAATTAATCAGGGATTGATGTCGCGATTTTTACAGGAATGGGGAATAAAAAATTCTATTGCAGAAAACGGTAAAAAAGCAGTTGAAATGTTAAAAAATGAGCGTTTCGATCTGGTATTTATGGATATTCAAATGCCGGAAATGGACGGTTACACCGCAACGCAGGAAATCAGGCAAACCCTGAACCTAACTGTTCCCATAATAGCCATGACTGCACACGCAATGGCCGGAGAACGAGAAAAGTGCATTAGTTTCGGTATGAACGAACACATTTCAAAACCTATCCGGGAAGCCGATTTGAAGCGAATAATAGCTGAATTTACAGGCAACGAACTGAACCATAACTTGGTTACAAACACTTCATTTAAAGAGGAGAATCAGTACAAAACGATAAACCTTCAATACATGAAGGAGATCAGCAATGGTGATAAAGAATATGAAAAACTGGTAACTGAACAATTTATCGAGCTGGTACCAAGAGAATTGGAATCACTCAGAAAAGCCATTGAAAATCAGGATTTTGATAATTTAAAACACATTGCTCACAGTATGAAAACCAGTATTTCAATTATGGGCCTGGATGCTGTTTTGAATGAATATCTGGATATTATTGAAAACGGTAATCCGACAAATATCAGGTTAATGGAAATTATTGAAAAAATTACCTCAGTTTGTAACGAAGCGGTCGAAGAAGCGAAAGAATTTAGCAGCCATTTTTAG